The genomic interval ACTGTTCGAGCAGGGCCTGCGGCATCACGCGGGTGTCGGCCAGCACCGGCATAAAATTGGTGTCACCGGTCCAGCGCGGTACAATGTGCTGGTGGATATGATCCTTCAATCCGGCTCCGGCGGGTTCGCCCAGATTAAACCCGAGGTTGAGGCCTTGCGGATGCAGTTCCGCCTTTAAAATATCCACGGCTTCGGCGGTGAGATCCATCAGTTCCAGCCGCTCCTCCGCCGTGAGATCCGACAGATTGTCAAGGTGGCGGTACGGAGTGACCATCAGATGCCCGGAATTATAGGGATAGCGGTTCATGACCACGGCACAGGTTTTTCCGCGTTTAAGCAGCAGGTTTCCACGGTCGTCGTTTTCCGCAAACATGCGGCAGAGAAAACAGCCGCCTTCTTTTTCGCCCAGAATGTATTCAATGCGCCACGGCGCCCAGATCGTTTTGTTCATATTTTCTGCTCTACAGTTTTACTTGCATTCATTTAATAAAATCGATTTATTCAATTTGAACCACTGAAAGCGCGAATGCGTCGTAGGTGGTGTTTTTATTTAGGGTACATGACAATTCCAAATGGATTATCGGTCGA from Verrucomicrobia bacterium S94 carries:
- a CDS encoding HIT domain-containing protein — its product is MNKTIWAPWRIEYILGEKEGGCFLCRMFAENDDRGNLLLKRGKTCAVVMNRYPYNSGHLMVTPYRHLDNLSDLTAEERLELMDLTAEAVDILKAELHPQGLNLGFNLGEPAGAGLKDHIHQHIVPRWTGDTNFMPVLADTRVMPQALLEQYDILYPLFNPA